GAACGAAGAACTCTATTAGCAGCTTCCGTTACGATTGTCGTAAATACACCGTAAGAGATTGTTCCAAGATGGTTTGTCATTTGTGGTGTTACTTCACACCGATACATTTCACTTTCTTTTGAACTAGTAGATATATTTACAAAATGACTCGTCACTAGATCATCAATTGTCTCTCCGATTTGAGGTTGTCGTTGAATCATTTGCAATGCTTTTAACACGTCTTGCCGACTAATTATTCCTTGAAGCTTATTTGATTGGTTCACAACCGGGAGCATTTCAATCCCTTCCCAAACCATCATATGAGAACATGATGCTACTGACGTTTTCCCACTTACGTTCAATGGATTTTTCGTCATTATTTTCTCTATCACCGTGTCATTGTTACTCCCCATAATGTCTTTTGCGGTAACCATGCCTTGAATTTTCAATTGATCATCAACTACTGGATATCGACTATGTTTTGTCTCAGTATTATATTCATACCATTTTGAAACCGGATCATTCACCTTTAAATAAATGGTATTTTCGATAGGAGTCAATATATCCTCAACTAACACAATTTCTTTTTTAATTAATTGATCATATATGGCTCGATTGATCATTGTTGCAACAGTAAACGTATCATAACTACTAGAAATGATCGGCAATTGTAGTTCATCTGCTAGCTTTTTCACATAATCATCAGTATCAAAGCCACCAGTAATTAATACAGCTGCTCCCGCCTCTAATGCAAGTTCATGTGCTTTCGTCCGGTTTCCAACTATTAATAGATTTCCTGCCCCAGTGTATCGCATCATTGCTTCGAGCTTCATTGCACCGATGACCATTTTGTTCAGTGTTTTATGTAAGCCTTCTCTTCCACCTAAAACTTGCCCATCTACAATATTTACAACCTCGGCATATGTAAGCTTTTCAAAGTTTTCTTTTTTCTTACGTTCAATTCTAATTGTTCCGACACGTTCAATCGTACTCACATAGCCTTTATTTTCTGCATCCTTTATTGCACGGTACGCTGTTCCCTCACTTACACTCATATCTTTTGCAATTTGGCGAACTGAAATTTTTTCCCCTACCGGTAAGCTATCAATGTGTTGTAATATTTGTTCATGTTTTGTAGCCAATTTATTCACCCTTTTTCTCGGTTTCATTATTGGTAGTAGCTAGAAGTTTGTTAAAATCCTACTATTACACTACCAAATATGGACACCGCTTGGATTATCTAACCCTATTTTTCTTTATTATAAAGGTGTGAGCAAATTGATTCAATGAAGCTATTGGTACTGTTTTACTTTTTTTACTTGATTTTTAGATAATCTAACCTTTTGTGATGATTTGTTCTTAGGTAAATACAACAATCCCACTAAATTACCTCCTATAACAATGATCCCAAAGCTAATCCAGACGAGCGAATAAACACCATGCAAGGTATCTGTTGTAAAAGACAAAGAGGGTACCGCAATATATATGATCGCACTACTAATAAGAAGGCATAGCAACAGTCTATTTTTCATTTGTTTCAATCCTTTCAAATAGAGTTTGTACTAATTAATATGCACCTTATGCCTTAAAAAGAAGTAGCTGATCGAGTAGATACATAAAATAGATAAATTCCTCTCATTTACAAAAGGAAAAGGCTCTTTCGTATTTCCTACTTTCACATGTGGAACAAGTTACCAGGGTAAAACATCTAATTATGTATGTGTTATTAGTTTATTAAATCGGCTACTGCTTCAACATATTGTTGTGCCCAGTTAGAAAATGATAGATCATGCTTCCATGTAACCATCCCCATAGCTTTCGCACAGCCCCAATCTAGTACATTTTGTTGGAGCATGTGTACTTTTATTCGTTGTTGATAAGATTCTTTTTCTTCTACATTATGTAAGTATACAGACAATAAATGTCGTGCAATTTCCTGTTCGCCATTATCAATATACAGTATGAGCATCTTTATTAAATCTGAAACTGGGTCTCCAAAATAGGAGTTCGTGAAATCAAATAAACCACTAATACTCCATCCTCTATCATTTGTATGTAACAAAAAGTTTTCTGGTTTAAAGTCTCCCATAACGAATGCGGGTGAAGTGATGCTATCAAAATATCCTTTTGCACTGTTTAATAATTCCTCTACCCACAATATGTCTTCAGTAGTTATAGTTGAATACTTTTTTGCATCATTCAACCAATAATTAATTCTGTTATATAGCCATGTTCTGTATGTACCATCAAAAGGACGTATACTGAAATCTTTCGTATTTAACTCACCAAAGTCATTTACTTTCCAACTATGTAGTGCAGTAAGCGTTTCAGCTATCACTTCAGCAATTTTAAATTTGTCCTCTAAAAACAGCCTACTACTAACTTCTCTTAAATGTTTACCTGGAAGTAATGGCATGATTGCATATTTCCAACCAAATATATCTTCATTATCATCAACAAGATAAGGTGTAGGAACAGCTATGCTTGTTCGATCACGTATTTTTTCTACAAAAAACTTCTCTTCAGCAAACTGCCCAGAAAAAAGCGGATTTCCTTTGAGAACAAACCTTCCTTCAGTAGACGTAACAAGCAAAGTTTGTCCCATAACACCATTTGCTGTTTTTTCTGAAGAGACAAATTTACCTAAGTTAAATCTATGAAGCATAGACTGTAACTGTGTATCAGTAATATGCCCCAATTTTTTCGAAGCAAAAATAATTTCAGTAGTCAATCTTATCCCCCTAAATAAAGCTTTTTTTACGTTTCACCTGGCTGTTTTCGTATTATTTGTTGCTTTTCGTTCTATAAGCACGTATACAAATAGCATTCGTACCATCTTCTCTACTTTTACAATTATTAAGCTTTCATAAAACTCATCAAACTGTTAAAAGTATCAAGAAAACTTACGAAAAGAATCTTTGGTTATTATTGGATGAAACTAGCTTAAAATCTTATTTTGCTATTCGCAACATGATTTACGAAAAAGATTTTTCCTTGTTATATAATATTCTTTATGATTTACTCATTCCCTTTTCAAATAAAAAAAGCTTGTTTTGATCGCTTTCAAAACAAACTCTTTATTTCAACATTCAATGTATAAACCATTATTCAAATGTTAATTTATCTTGTTGATTAACAGTTATTTAATCTAGACGCGAATGCCTTCGCCTACCTGTAATACTTTTCCATTACCTTTTAATTGGCTAACAAATTGTTCGGCATTTTGTTCAATCACTGGGAATGTATTGAAATGAATTGGCACAACGAGCTTTGCCTGCAACCATTCCGCAGCAACAAGTGCATCAGTAGGACCCATCGTGAAATTATCTCCAATAGGAATAAATGCAACATCTAAATTATTCAGCTCACCAATCATTTTCATGTCAGAAAATAGCGCGGTATCTCCTGCATGGTATATGGTTTTACCCTCTGAGCTAAATAGTATACCACTAGGCATACCGGTATAAATAATTTCTTTCTTTTCTTCATCTATGTAGCTAGAGCCGTGAAATGCTTGTGTTAGCTTGACAGTACCAAAATCAAAGTCAAAAGACCCACCGATATGCATACCGTGGACCTTTACACCTTGCCAGCTTAGGAAAGTAGCTAATTCATATGGAGCAATAACAAGTGCATCATTTTTTTTAGCTAATTGAACGGTATCACCAACATGATCCTTATGTCCGTGTGTTATTAAAATCACATCTACTAGTAAATCTGACACTTGTAAATCTGTTAAATTGTTTCCATTAATAAATGGATCGATGATCAATTTTTTGCCTTTCGTTTCTATCACAACAACTGAATGGCCATGAAACGATACTTGCACAAAAATCCCTCCTTTTTTTATATGTATGAAAATCTCCTTACACTCATGAGTATAATCCTATAGCTGTTATTTTCAAACTAATTTTCGTTTGCTAATCGTAATTAACTGTTTACATTCTCACCTTTCCCTGCTAGGCTCAAGATTAATAAGATTTTTCAAAAGGGATGGTGTTGTTAAATGAATCAACGTCTTAAACTACTCTCAGAGTGGCTAACGGAGCAAGATATCTCTATGTGCTTTGTTACGAATCCGTCAAATGTCTTCTATTATAGCGGTTTCTTGAGTGACCCTCATGAAAGATTATTAGCGTTACTTGTATTTCAGCAAGAAGAACCTATACTAGTGTGTCCACAAATGGAAACACAGCAAGTAAAAGACGCAGGTTGGACATATGAAATTATAGGATATAACGATACCGACAATCCGTGGGAATTTATTGCTACTGCCATAGCCAAAAGAAAAATAAACATCCATTCACTTGCAGTAGAAAAAGACCACCTGAATGTTAGCCGTCTAGAATTACTTCAGAGCTTATATCCAAATGCTTCGTTTATTCGTGCAGAAGAAAAACTAAACACGCTTAGAATGTTAAAGGATAGCAAAGAGATTGACATTTTGCGACAGGCTGCAGAACTAGCTGATTACGGCATTGAAGTTGGAGTTTCCGAGATTAAAGAGGGTAAAACAGAGATGGAGATTCTGGCTACGATTGAATATGAACTCAAGAAAAAAGGGATTCAACAAATGTCTTTCCAAACAATGGTCTTAACAGGAAAGAAAACAGCTTCTCCTCATGGAAACCCAAGTACTGATAAAATCCAGCAAGGAGATTTTATTTTGTTTGACTTAGGGGTTGTTATTGATGGCTATTGCTCAGATATAACAAGAACAGTAGCATTAGGTAACATAAGTGACCAACAACAGCAGATTTATGAGACTGTTTTAAAAGCAGAATTAGCTGCACTTGAGGCTAGCAAACCTGGGGTTGAAGTTGGAAAAGTAGACAAGACTGCCCGTGATATTATTACTAGTGCAGGATATGGTGAATACTTTACTCATAGAATTGGACACGGACTCGGTATTGAAGTACATGAGTATCCTTCAATGAGTGCAACTAACAACATGCTATTACAACCGGGGATGGTATATACTATTGAACCTGGAATTTACATACCTGAAATAGGTGGGGTTAGAATTGAAGACGATGTCGTAATTACTGAAAACGGCATTGAAACCTTAACAAAATTCCCTAAGGAGTTAACTATTATATAGAAAAGCGCAAGCGCCTTGATCATCCCACATGAAGCAGGAAAAGCGGAAGGCGCCTGGTTATCGGCGACAAGCATAAGACCAGACGGCTGGAAGGTTGCTTTTTAACCTTCTTGACGGATTGACTTATGACCTCGAGCCGATGGCGCGTGGAGCTAGACAATTAAGAAAAGCGGAAGGCGCCTGGTTATCGGCGACAAGCATAAGACAAGACGGCTGGAAGGTTGCTTTTTAACCTTCTTGACGGATTGACTTATGACCTCGAGCCGATGGCGCGTGGAGCTAGACAATTAAGAAAAGCGGAAGGCGCCTGGTTATCGGCGACAAGCATAAGACAAGACGGCTGGAAGGTTGCTTTTTAACCTTCTTGACGGATTGACTTATGACCTCGAGCCGATGGCGCGTGGAGCTAGACAATTAAGAAAAGCAGGCTGACCAAGACAATCAGGAGGTATATTATGAAAGTTGAATTATTTTCTCACACCCAGCTATCCAATAAAAAACGAGAACAACTAAAAGATGTACTAGACTTAGGGGTAACAGATGGCAAATTAGTTGCCTTTACCGCAATAAGAAACTGTTATTCCTATCTTTTACCAACCGAAATTGTTGAACAAGAAGGGCATAGATACCTAAACAAACCTGCTACAGATGGTGGAAGTGGAAATGATATGGACAGATTAATACGACATATTGTTCATAGCGGACATACTTCTACGATGGAACATATCTCATTTACGTTTGCTCTTGAAGGTGTTTCAAGAGCGCTTATGGCTCAATTAACGCGCCACAGAGTTGGCTTTTCATATTCCATCGAATCTCAAAGGTATGTAAATTACGGCAGTGATAGTAAAAGTGGTGGCTTTACTTATTCAAGCCCTGTTTCATTAAATGAAGAACAATTAGAGGTTTTTTCAACTTACATGGATGATATACAAAATATGTATAATAAACTAATAGAAATGAAGGTTAAGCCTGAAGACGCACGTGCTATTTTGCCACAATCTGTAAATACAAATATTGTAATGACATGCAATCTAACATCTTTCTTAAGTTTTTATAGCAAAAGAAAGCCTGGTACTCATGCTCAGGCTGAAATTCAAGAACTTGCAGTTAAAATGCGAGATGAAATCTTAGATGTTGAACCTTGGCTTCAAGGATTTTTCGAGTAAAACCACACTTTACAATCAGGTGGAGAACCACCTTCACCTGATTGTAAGAACAATGGAGTTAAATGCTACAAAAATAGGTGGTTTGAATTACCTAAATCTGTTTATTACATTTTCCCCGCCTGTCACATCAATGATAGAACCTGTTATCATGTCTGAGTCATTTTCACATAAGAAAGTAATCGTTCTTGCAATATCTTCTCCTGTAGCAGACCTACCTATTGGTGTGTGATTCATACCTGTCATGCTTCTAGCGTCCGAAATAGAAGCTTCCTTCATATCACCCAATATATTACCTGGACATACCATATTTGCAGTAATTCCATATGAAGCCTCTTCTAATGCAATTGTTTTAGTTAATGATACTAGGCCAACTTTAGCTGCACTGAACCCAGACCTATGAATCCAACCTTGAGCAGCATCAGCACCTTGGAACCCATATGTAATGATTCGACCAAAATGTTGTTTTCGCATTATCGGGAGCGTTTTTTTGAGCAAATGAAAGACACTATTAAGATTGCCTTCAATCATTTCATACCATTCAGCCTCTTCATAATCTATAAGATTTTTGCGTTCAAAAATATAAGGTCCTGCATTGTTAATTAAGAAGTCAATTCGTCCAAACCTCTCCATTGTTTTATCAACAAGTTGAATTAAATTTGTTTTATCCGTTACATCTCCTTGGATAAATTGCAATCGGTCGTCCAAGTGCTTATACTGATCTTGAAAATCTTTAACAGCTCTATCATACGTACGATAATTCACTGTCACAGAGTATCCCTTCTCTAACAGTTTTTCTGTTACTTTCCGACCAAGCCCCTTTGCCCCTGCAGTAATCAGTGCATGTCTCACAATTTCACCCTCCCCCTAAATATCATTACATGTATTTTTTCCAACATTAATTGACTATGTTCTATATATGTAAAGTTGTACATTGTTATTATATTACAAGATGTTTCTCTTTGTATATTTTCCCAACCAAAAACACCATGACCTCTTAAGTCATGATGTCTTAGTTTATACTATTTACTATTTATTATTTATTATTAATATCCTCAGCTTCTTGTTGTTTATCATATCGTTGCTCAATTACACCACTTGAGTATGCCTCTGTTATTTGTTGACTAATTTCCTCTGAAGCCTCTTCGAAATAGTTATACTGATTTTTAGTACCTGTATTATTTTTATGTTTGTTCATCATCAACACCCCTTTTTAATTGTCATAATATTTTCAAGACATCATTAGTTTCTAATTTTTTTAACATGCTATACTGGTAATATAAAGAAATATAAATCCTAAGGGGTGATTTTTATATGAGCATAACTTATAACAAAATTCTAGTCGCAGTGGATGGGTCAAAAGAGGCTGAATGGGCTTTTAAGAAAGCTGTTGAAATTGCCAAAAGAAAT
This window of the Bacillus sp. SM2101 genome carries:
- a CDS encoding CBS domain-containing protein, whose product is MATKHEQILQHIDSLPVGEKISVRQIAKDMSVSEGTAYRAIKDAENKGYVSTIERVGTIRIERKKKENFEKLTYAEVVNIVDGQVLGGREGLHKTLNKMVIGAMKLEAMMRYTGAGNLLIVGNRTKAHELALEAGAAVLITGGFDTDDYVKKLADELQLPIISSSYDTFTVATMINRAIYDQLIKKEIVLVEDILTPIENTIYLKVNDPVSKWYEYNTETKHSRYPVVDDQLKIQGMVTAKDIMGSNNDTVIEKIMTKNPLNVSGKTSVASCSHMMVWEGIEMLPVVNQSNKLQGIISRQDVLKALQMIQRQPQIGETIDDLVTSHFVNISTSSKESEMYRCEVTPQMTNHLGTISYGVFTTIVTEAANRVLRSFKKGDIVVENITIYFIKPVQIESMIEIRPKVLEVGRKFGKVDVEVYNEGVVVGKALMMCQLIDRS
- a CDS encoding aminoglycoside phosphotransferase family protein, whose amino-acid sequence is MTTEIIFASKKLGHITDTQLQSMLHRFNLGKFVSSEKTANGVMGQTLLVTSTEGRFVLKGNPLFSGQFAEEKFFVEKIRDRTSIAVPTPYLVDDNEDIFGWKYAIMPLLPGKHLREVSSRLFLEDKFKIAEVIAETLTALHSWKVNDFGELNTKDFSIRPFDGTYRTWLYNRINYWLNDAKKYSTITTEDILWVEELLNSAKGYFDSITSPAFVMGDFKPENFLLHTNDRGWSISGLFDFTNSYFGDPVSDLIKMLILYIDNGEQEIARHLLSVYLHNVEEKESYQQRIKVHMLQQNVLDWGCAKAMGMVTWKHDLSFSNWAQQYVEAVADLIN
- a CDS encoding metal-dependent hydrolase — translated: MQVSFHGHSVVVIETKGKKLIIDPFINGNNLTDLQVSDLLVDVILITHGHKDHVGDTVQLAKKNDALVIAPYELATFLSWQGVKVHGMHIGGSFDFDFGTVKLTQAFHGSSYIDEEKKEIIYTGMPSGILFSSEGKTIYHAGDTALFSDMKMIGELNNLDVAFIPIGDNFTMGPTDALVAAEWLQAKLVVPIHFNTFPVIEQNAEQFVSQLKGNGKVLQVGEGIRV
- a CDS encoding Xaa-Pro peptidase family protein gives rise to the protein MNQRLKLLSEWLTEQDISMCFVTNPSNVFYYSGFLSDPHERLLALLVFQQEEPILVCPQMETQQVKDAGWTYEIIGYNDTDNPWEFIATAIAKRKINIHSLAVEKDHLNVSRLELLQSLYPNASFIRAEEKLNTLRMLKDSKEIDILRQAAELADYGIEVGVSEIKEGKTEMEILATIEYELKKKGIQQMSFQTMVLTGKKTASPHGNPSTDKIQQGDFILFDLGVVIDGYCSDITRTVALGNISDQQQQIYETVLKAELAALEASKPGVEVGKVDKTARDIITSAGYGEYFTHRIGHGLGIEVHEYPSMSATNNMLLQPGMVYTIEPGIYIPEIGGVRIEDDVVITENGIETLTKFPKELTII
- the thyX gene encoding FAD-dependent thymidylate synthase; the encoded protein is MKVELFSHTQLSNKKREQLKDVLDLGVTDGKLVAFTAIRNCYSYLLPTEIVEQEGHRYLNKPATDGGSGNDMDRLIRHIVHSGHTSTMEHISFTFALEGVSRALMAQLTRHRVGFSYSIESQRYVNYGSDSKSGGFTYSSPVSLNEEQLEVFSTYMDDIQNMYNKLIEMKVKPEDARAILPQSVNTNIVMTCNLTSFLSFYSKRKPGTHAQAEIQELAVKMRDEILDVEPWLQGFFE
- a CDS encoding SDR family oxidoreductase, whose protein sequence is MVRHALITAGAKGLGRKVTEKLLEKGYSVTVNYRTYDRAVKDFQDQYKHLDDRLQFIQGDVTDKTNLIQLVDKTMERFGRIDFLINNAGPYIFERKNLIDYEEAEWYEMIEGNLNSVFHLLKKTLPIMRKQHFGRIITYGFQGADAAQGWIHRSGFSAAKVGLVSLTKTIALEEASYGITANMVCPGNILGDMKEASISDARSMTGMNHTPIGRSATGEDIARTITFLCENDSDMITGSIIDVTGGENVINRFR